In Phycicoccus sp. M110.8, the following are encoded in one genomic region:
- the rapZ gene encoding RNase adapter RapZ → MERDVPGDTPAALRQGELVILTGMSGAGRSTAANVLEDSGWYVIDNLPPHLLVSLVELTHGTPRPADLPRLAAVVDVRARGFFAHLQTAMNELAERGWKPSLVFLDATDEALVRRFESVRRPHPLQGEGRLLDGIHREREMLADLRARADVVIDTSGLNVHQLAKKVHPVFSSERGPKLRIALMSFGFKYGVPLDADFVFDMRFLPNPFWIPELRPFTGQDQPVAEYVMRQPGAEEFLDRVVDLMVPVTAGYLREGRRYVTLAVGCTGGKHRSVATAEALRQRLSSDEIATFVVHRDLGQE, encoded by the coding sequence GTGGAACGGGACGTGCCGGGAGACACCCCGGCTGCGCTGCGCCAGGGTGAGCTCGTCATCCTGACCGGCATGTCCGGGGCCGGCCGCTCCACCGCGGCCAACGTGCTCGAGGACTCCGGCTGGTACGTCATCGACAACCTGCCGCCGCACCTGCTCGTCTCGCTCGTGGAGCTCACCCACGGGACGCCCCGGCCCGCCGACCTGCCCCGCCTGGCGGCGGTCGTGGACGTGCGCGCCCGTGGCTTCTTCGCCCACCTCCAGACGGCCATGAACGAGCTGGCCGAGCGTGGCTGGAAGCCGAGCCTGGTCTTCCTCGACGCGACCGACGAGGCGCTGGTGCGCCGCTTCGAGTCGGTGCGCCGGCCCCACCCGCTGCAGGGGGAGGGGCGGCTGCTCGACGGCATCCACCGCGAGCGGGAGATGCTGGCCGACCTGCGCGCCCGCGCCGACGTCGTCATCGACACCTCCGGCCTCAACGTCCACCAGCTCGCCAAGAAGGTGCACCCGGTCTTCTCGTCCGAGCGCGGACCCAAGCTGCGGATCGCGCTGATGTCGTTCGGGTTCAAGTACGGCGTGCCGCTCGACGCCGACTTCGTCTTCGACATGCGGTTCCTGCCGAACCCGTTCTGGATCCCGGAGCTCAGGCCGTTCACCGGGCAGGACCAGCCGGTGGCCGAGTACGTCATGCGCCAGCCCGGGGCCGAGGAGTTCCTCGACCGGGTGGTCGACCTGATGGTGCCGGTCACCGCCGGGTACCTGCGCGAGGGGCGGCGCTACGTCACCCTCGCCGTGGGCTGCACCGGCGGCAAGCACCGGTCCGTCGCCACGGCCGAGGCGCTGCGCCAGCGGCTCTCCAGTGACGAGATCGCGACCTTCGTGGTCCACCGCGACCTGGGGCAGGAGTGA
- the yvcK gene encoding uridine diphosphate-N-acetylglucosamine-binding protein YvcK, with protein MSGPAVVALGGGHGLAASLEALKLVTDDITAVVTVADNGGSSGRLREEFGVLPPGDLRMAVTALCDDTEWGHIWRDVLQHRFQGTGPLAGHALGNLLITALWDLHDDPVTGLDLVGRLLNARGRVLPMAAVPLEITAQVAGLEPAADRAGVGTDGIPTEPGAGTATEVVTTVRGQVAVARTRGTVRSIALEPADPPAAPATVEAVLDADWVILGPGSWFTSVMPHLMVPALREALHDTTARRCLTLNLEHSGETAGISAAGQLEVLADHAPRMRFDVVLADPGAVDDEEGLRATAGRLGAELVLAPVARRGAPGQHDSLRLAAAYRDVFGSRGMA; from the coding sequence ATGAGCGGGCCCGCCGTCGTCGCGCTGGGCGGGGGACACGGTCTGGCGGCGTCGCTCGAGGCGCTCAAGCTCGTCACCGACGACATCACCGCCGTCGTGACCGTCGCCGACAACGGTGGCTCGTCCGGGCGGCTCCGTGAGGAGTTCGGGGTGCTGCCGCCGGGGGACCTGCGGATGGCGGTCACCGCCCTGTGCGACGACACCGAGTGGGGCCACATCTGGCGCGACGTGCTCCAGCACCGGTTCCAGGGCACCGGCCCCCTGGCCGGGCACGCCCTGGGCAACCTGCTGATCACCGCCCTCTGGGACCTGCACGACGACCCGGTGACCGGCCTGGACCTGGTCGGCCGCCTGCTCAACGCCCGCGGCCGGGTCCTCCCCATGGCTGCCGTCCCGCTCGAGATCACGGCCCAGGTGGCCGGGCTCGAGCCTGCGGCCGACAGGGCCGGCGTCGGCACCGACGGCATACCCACCGAACCCGGCGCCGGGACCGCCACCGAGGTCGTCACGACCGTGCGCGGCCAGGTGGCGGTGGCACGCACGCGCGGCACCGTGCGCAGCATCGCCCTCGAGCCGGCCGACCCGCCGGCCGCGCCCGCCACGGTGGAGGCGGTGCTCGACGCCGACTGGGTGATCCTCGGGCCGGGCTCGTGGTTCACGTCGGTGATGCCGCACCTCATGGTGCCGGCCCTGCGCGAGGCCCTCCACGACACGACGGCCCGTCGCTGCCTCACCCTCAACCTCGAGCACTCGGGGGAGACGGCCGGCATCTCGGCCGCCGGGCAGCTCGAGGTGCTGGCCGACCACGCACCCCGGATGCGCTTCGACGTGGTCCTCGCGGACCCCGGCGCCGTCGACGACGAGGAGGGCCTGCGGGCGACGGCCGGCCGGCTCGGTGCCGAGCTCGTGCTCGCCCCGGTCGCCCGCCGCGGCGCTCCCGGCCAGCATGACTCGCTGCGCCTCGCCGCGGCGTATCGTGACGTCTTCGGTTCCCGGGGCATGGCATGA